One stretch of Vogesella indigofera DNA includes these proteins:
- a CDS encoding methyl-accepting chemotaxis protein, with amino-acid sequence MSLSRKEQHWLPWFGCTGKLAMRWSCLLNRHRHDAMAQIFGSLAANRVDILQRWATEQWAQLETLAQQCRSSAQPQALLARRKQLAPDFSELFIVDAGGVVLASTAAQRCGQRLSQGAALQRGLRQRFLHGPYNDPVTEQLGPSTSRFHDEVTLMFYLPLDDGSRCLCGRVPNDVIGDLIQREAGHIFRDSGDNYLFMARPVFDPGVVPGTALSRSRFEDKTFSLGDNLKDGVATPFGSVRVQKHTELELRFNDPSSGQLHPGVRETIRCGENTFVGYPGYADYRYIPVVGRGVTFRLPGSDDTWGMMCEADLEEVYRSRPLGYRLTRLYLLTAIPAGLAGWAIDHFAGLPAALSLPVFWIMQALGVLAFYHLGAKQLTGRVTSLIRAIRSIAEGGGDLRQRLALDSRKPDELSTLASWFNSFIDKLEGTIRQVVHASHEIGIANQQLQGSRHDTRDSVMGVVERMAEMRPLLGQQQQQIDHASDSAASILQRMEALAQGSTQQVALIRERSQGIRESVLGSSQTLQQLQASASEIGKIVAVIRDIADQTNLLALNAAIEAARAGESGRGFAVVADEVRKLADRTASATLQIGGMISGIQQQAAGAVSSMGSGMSKMEDGLKLAEDAAHDNGDAQQLIATLITAIDGIASASRGYGDKVQHVDGATQNIRSVLLQSEHSAEQTAAASQRLAALMQQFKVA; translated from the coding sequence ATGTCCCTGAGTCGCAAAGAACAACACTGGCTGCCGTGGTTTGGCTGCACCGGCAAGCTGGCCATGCGCTGGAGCTGCCTGCTCAACCGCCACCGCCACGACGCGATGGCGCAGATTTTCGGCAGCCTGGCCGCCAACCGCGTCGACATCCTGCAGCGCTGGGCCACCGAGCAATGGGCGCAGCTGGAGACGCTGGCGCAACAGTGCCGCAGCAGCGCGCAGCCGCAGGCGCTACTGGCGCGGCGCAAGCAGCTGGCGCCGGACTTCTCCGAACTGTTCATCGTCGACGCCGGCGGCGTGGTGCTGGCCTCCACCGCCGCGCAGCGTTGCGGCCAACGTTTGTCCCAGGGCGCGGCGCTGCAGCGCGGCCTGCGCCAGCGTTTCCTGCACGGCCCCTACAACGACCCCGTCACCGAACAGCTGGGGCCGTCCACCTCGCGCTTTCACGACGAAGTGACGCTGATGTTCTACCTGCCGCTGGACGATGGCAGCCGCTGCCTGTGCGGGCGGGTGCCCAACGACGTGATCGGCGACCTGATCCAGCGCGAGGCCGGGCACATCTTCCGTGACTCCGGCGACAACTACCTGTTCATGGCCAGGCCGGTGTTCGATCCCGGTGTGGTGCCGGGCACCGCGCTGTCGCGTTCGCGCTTCGAGGACAAGACCTTCAGCCTCGGCGACAACCTGAAGGACGGTGTCGCCACCCCGTTCGGCAGCGTGCGGGTGCAGAAGCACACCGAGCTGGAGCTGCGCTTCAACGACCCGTCCAGCGGCCAGCTGCACCCCGGCGTGCGCGAAACCATACGCTGCGGCGAAAACACCTTCGTCGGCTATCCCGGCTACGCCGACTACCGCTACATACCGGTGGTCGGCCGCGGCGTCACCTTCCGCCTGCCCGGCAGCGACGACACCTGGGGCATGATGTGCGAGGCCGATCTGGAAGAGGTATACCGCAGCCGGCCGCTGGGCTACCGCCTGACGCGTCTGTACCTGCTGACCGCCATTCCCGCCGGCCTTGCCGGCTGGGCCATCGACCACTTTGCCGGGCTGCCGGCGGCGCTGTCGCTGCCGGTGTTCTGGATCATGCAGGCACTGGGGGTGCTGGCGTTCTACCACCTGGGCGCCAAGCAGCTGACCGGGCGCGTCACCTCGCTGATCCGCGCCATCCGCAGCATCGCCGAGGGTGGCGGCGACCTGCGCCAGCGCCTGGCGCTGGACAGCCGCAAGCCGGACGAGCTGTCGACGCTGGCCAGCTGGTTCAACAGCTTCATCGACAAGCTGGAAGGCACCATCCGCCAGGTGGTACACGCCTCGCACGAGATCGGCATCGCCAACCAGCAGCTGCAGGGCAGCCGCCACGACACCCGCGACAGCGTGATGGGGGTGGTCGAGCGCATGGCGGAGATGCGCCCGCTGCTGGGCCAGCAACAGCAGCAGATCGACCACGCCAGCGACAGCGCCGCCAGCATCCTGCAGCGCATGGAAGCGCTGGCGCAGGGCAGCACGCAGCAGGTGGCGCTGATCCGCGAGCGCTCGCAGGGCATCCGCGAGTCGGTGCTCGGCTCGTCGCAGACCCTGCAACAGCTGCAGGCCAGCGCCAGCGAGATCGGCAAGATCGTGGCGGTGATCCGCGACATCGCCGACCAGACCAACCTGCTGGCGCTGAACGCGGCGATCGAGGCGGCGCGCGCCGGCGAATCCGGCCGCGGCTTCGCCGTGGTCGCCGACGAGGTGCGCAAGCTGGCCGACCGCACCGCCAGCGCCACGCTGCAAATCGGCGGCATGATCAGCGGCATCCAGCAGCAGGCGGCCGGCGCCGTCAGCAGCATGGGCAGCGGCATGAGCAAGATGGAAGACGGCCTGAAACTGGCCGAGGACGCCGCCCACGACAACGGCGACGCGCAGCAGCTGATCGCCACCCTGATCACCGCCATCGACGGCATCGCCAGCGCCAGCCGCGGTTATGGTGACAAGGTGCAGCACGTCGACGGCGCCACGCAAAACATCCGCAGCGTGCTGCTGCAAAGCGAGCACAGCGCCGAGCAGACCGCCGCCGCCAGCCAGCGCCTGGCCGCGCTGATGCAGCAGTTCAAGGTCGCCTGA
- the argS gene encoding arginine--tRNA ligase, protein MTIQQLINDRVVAALAAVGVEGANAAIQTASKPEFGDYQANGVMGAAKALKTNPRALAEQVVAKLDLAGIASKIEIAGPGFINIHLEPAYVAARLQTALHDDALGISKPAPQKVMVEYSSVNLAKEMHIGHLRGGIIGDALVRVNSFIGHDVIRQNHVGDWGTQFGMLVAHMVESRAAGEAELELKDLDVFYKHSKKRFDEDPAFADLARDYVVRLQSGDAEVLALWQQFVKLSLAHCNAIYRKLGLLLTDDDVRGESFYNDDLPVLVEELRQQGLLTESQGAQVVFLDEFKNKEGEPAAYIVQKQGGGYLYATTDLGAIRFRTRQLGLDRCLYVVDSRQSLHFQQLFTTARKAGFLRADAQFEHIGHGTIMGPDGKPLKTRSGDSVKLVDLLDEAIERAYLLVSGKSPEMAESERRQIAEAVGIGALKYADLSKSRNTDYIFDWDAMLSFEGNTAPYLQYAYTRVQSVLRKAEDYNPAAAIVISEAAEKQLAVALSQFEDVLSTVAEGSQPHHLCSYLYSVATLFSRFYEACPILKSEGEVRHSRLQLAALTGKTLKTGLGLLGIAVLEAM, encoded by the coding sequence ATGACCATTCAGCAACTGATCAATGACCGTGTGGTGGCCGCGCTGGCCGCCGTCGGCGTCGAGGGCGCCAATGCTGCCATCCAGACCGCCTCCAAGCCGGAATTCGGCGACTATCAGGCCAACGGCGTGATGGGCGCGGCCAAGGCGCTGAAGACCAACCCGCGCGCGCTGGCGGAGCAGGTGGTGGCCAAGCTGGACCTGGCCGGTATCGCCAGCAAGATCGAGATCGCCGGTCCCGGCTTCATCAACATCCACCTCGAGCCGGCCTATGTCGCCGCCCGCCTGCAGACCGCGCTGCACGACGACGCGCTGGGTATCAGCAAGCCGGCGCCGCAAAAGGTGATGGTCGAGTACTCGTCGGTCAACCTGGCCAAGGAAATGCACATCGGCCACCTGCGTGGCGGCATCATTGGCGACGCGCTGGTGCGGGTGAACAGCTTCATCGGTCATGACGTCATTCGCCAGAACCACGTCGGCGACTGGGGCACCCAGTTCGGCATGCTGGTGGCGCACATGGTGGAATCGCGCGCCGCCGGCGAGGCGGAGCTGGAGCTGAAGGACCTGGACGTGTTCTACAAGCACTCCAAGAAACGCTTCGACGAGGATCCGGCGTTTGCCGACCTGGCGCGCGACTACGTGGTGCGCCTGCAGTCCGGCGACGCCGAGGTGCTGGCGCTGTGGCAACAGTTCGTCAAGCTGTCGCTGGCACACTGCAATGCCATCTACCGCAAGCTGGGCCTGCTGCTGACCGACGACGACGTGCGCGGCGAAAGCTTCTACAACGACGACCTGCCGGTGCTGGTGGAAGAGCTGCGCCAGCAGGGGCTGCTGACCGAGAGCCAGGGTGCCCAGGTGGTGTTCCTCGACGAGTTCAAGAACAAGGAAGGCGAGCCGGCGGCCTACATCGTGCAGAAACAGGGCGGTGGCTATCTGTACGCCACCACCGATCTGGGAGCGATCCGTTTCCGTACCCGCCAGCTCGGGCTGGACCGCTGCCTGTACGTGGTCGACTCGCGGCAGAGCCTGCACTTTCAGCAGCTGTTCACTACCGCGCGCAAGGCCGGCTTCCTGCGCGCCGACGCGCAGTTCGAGCACATCGGCCACGGCACCATCATGGGCCCGGACGGCAAACCGCTGAAAACCCGTTCCGGCGACAGCGTGAAGCTGGTCGACCTGCTGGACGAGGCCATCGAGCGCGCCTACCTGCTGGTGAGCGGCAAGAGCCCGGAGATGGCGGAAAGCGAACGCCGCCAGATCGCCGAGGCGGTCGGCATCGGCGCGCTGAAGTACGCCGACCTGTCCAAGAGCCGCAACACCGACTACATCTTCGACTGGGACGCGATGCTCAGCTTCGAGGGCAATACCGCGCCCTACCTGCAGTACGCCTACACCCGCGTGCAGAGCGTGCTGCGCAAGGCCGAGGACTACAACCCGGCGGCCGCCATCGTCATCAGCGAAGCGGCGGAGAAGCAGCTGGCGGTGGCGCTGTCGCAGTTCGAGGACGTGCTGTCCACCGTGGCCGAAGGCAGCCAGCCGCACCACCTGTGCAGCTATCTGTACAGCGTGGCGACGCTGTTCTCGCGCTTCTACGAAGCCTGCCCGATCCTGAAGAGCGAGGGCGAGGTGCGCCACAGCCGCCTGCAGCTGGCGGCGCTGACCGGCAAGACGCTGAAAACCGGCCTCGGCCTGCTCGGCATCGCGGTGCTGGAAGCGATGTAA
- the trhP gene encoding prephenate-dependent tRNA uridine(34) hydroxylase TrhP, giving the protein MKAPELLLPAGTLDKMRAAYDFGADAVYAGQPRYSLRARNNDFKLEELRIGIEEAHARGKKLFVASNILPHNSKIKTYMSDMEPVIEMKPDALIMADPGLIMMVRERWPHVPIHLSVQANTTNYMGVKFWQKMGVERIILSRELSLDEIAEIRQQCPDMELEVFVHGALCIAYSGRCLLSGYFNHRDPNQGTCTNACRWDYKVHDTQGDDAGDVKPQKIDFDFGKALEEANQNFSSCGGQERHPLADKTYLIEEANRPGEMMPIIEDEHGTYIMNSKDLRAVEQVEKLVKIGVDSLKIEGRTKSLYYVARTAQTYRRAIDDAVAGRPFDYSLLAELEGLANRGYTPGFLERHQTQEHQNYLSGHSIAKQSQYVGDVVEVDADGWALIDVKNRFAVGDRVEIIHPSGNRTVELTAMTRNGEAASVAPGNGVKVKIPGMAGMEKALLARLF; this is encoded by the coding sequence ATGAAAGCTCCCGAGCTGCTACTGCCTGCCGGCACGCTGGACAAGATGCGTGCCGCCTACGATTTTGGTGCCGATGCGGTGTACGCCGGCCAGCCGCGCTACTCGCTGCGCGCGCGCAACAATGATTTCAAGCTGGAAGAGCTGCGTATCGGCATCGAAGAAGCGCACGCCCGCGGCAAGAAGCTGTTCGTGGCCAGCAACATCCTGCCGCACAACAGCAAGATCAAGACCTACATGTCGGACATGGAGCCGGTGATCGAGATGAAGCCGGACGCGCTGATCATGGCCGACCCCGGCCTGATCATGATGGTGCGCGAACGTTGGCCGCACGTGCCCATCCACCTGTCGGTACAGGCCAATACCACCAACTACATGGGGGTGAAGTTCTGGCAGAAGATGGGCGTGGAGCGCATCATCCTGTCGCGCGAGCTGTCCCTCGACGAGATCGCCGAGATCCGCCAGCAGTGCCCGGACATGGAGCTGGAAGTGTTCGTGCACGGCGCGCTGTGCATTGCCTACTCCGGCCGCTGCCTGCTGTCCGGCTACTTCAACCACCGCGACCCAAACCAGGGTACCTGTACCAACGCCTGCCGCTGGGACTACAAGGTGCACGACACCCAGGGCGACGACGCCGGCGACGTGAAGCCGCAGAAGATCGACTTCGACTTCGGCAAGGCGCTGGAAGAAGCCAACCAGAATTTCTCGTCCTGTGGCGGGCAAGAACGCCACCCGCTGGCCGACAAGACCTATTTGATCGAGGAAGCCAACCGCCCAGGTGAGATGATGCCGATCATCGAGGACGAGCACGGCACTTACATCATGAACTCCAAGGACCTGCGCGCGGTGGAGCAGGTGGAGAAGCTGGTGAAGATCGGCGTGGATTCGCTGAAGATCGAAGGCCGCACCAAGAGCCTGTACTACGTGGCGCGCACCGCGCAGACCTACCGCCGCGCCATCGACGACGCCGTGGCCGGCCGCCCGTTCGACTACAGCCTGCTGGCCGAGCTGGAAGGCCTGGCCAACCGCGGCTACACCCCGGGCTTCCTTGAGCGTCACCAGACGCAGGAGCACCAGAACTACCTGTCTGGCCATTCCATTGCCAAGCAGAGCCAGTACGTCGGCGACGTGGTGGAAGTGGACGCCGACGGCTGGGCGCTGATCGACGTGAAAAACCGCTTCGCCGTCGGCGACCGCGTGGAAATCATCCACCCGAGCGGCAATCGCACCGTGGAACTCACCGCGATGACCCGCAATGGCGAAGCCGCCAGCGTGGCGCCGGGCAACGGCGTGAAGGTGAAGATCCCCGGCATGGCCGGCATGGAGAAGGCGCTGCTGGCGCGCCTGTTCTGA
- a CDS encoding ferritin-like domain-containing protein: MTSSLYPAVYQALCSSDIDAKPRLASQCHQQWLAGQLPRVADALPLPYPLPAPGRPALPQLVPPFEVPRQGLGSVAGRAGLIHAIAHIEFNAINLALDAVWRFRDMPDAFVEDWLRVAAEEAKHFNMLRERLQQLGFDYGDFVGHNSLWQMAVDTDHDVMVRMALVPRVLEARGLDAVPPIQKKLAALGDAATVAILDQIFEDEIGHVQIGNYWFTTLCDARGIEPLACFRQLLIDYEVDNLRGAYNWEARRAAGFSDFELAMLEDFAVTRRRLSAGA, from the coding sequence ATGACTTCCTCTCTCTATCCTGCCGTCTATCAGGCGCTGTGCAGCAGCGATATCGACGCCAAACCGCGGCTCGCCAGCCAGTGTCATCAGCAGTGGCTGGCCGGACAGCTGCCGCGCGTGGCGGACGCGCTGCCCTTGCCATACCCGCTGCCGGCACCGGGGCGCCCGGCACTGCCGCAGCTGGTACCGCCGTTCGAGGTGCCGCGCCAGGGGCTGGGCAGCGTCGCCGGGCGTGCTGGGCTGATCCACGCCATCGCCCATATCGAATTCAATGCCATCAATCTGGCGCTGGATGCGGTCTGGCGCTTTCGCGACATGCCGGACGCCTTTGTCGAAGACTGGCTGCGGGTGGCGGCGGAAGAGGCGAAGCACTTCAACATGCTGCGCGAGCGGCTGCAGCAGCTGGGTTTCGACTACGGCGATTTTGTCGGCCACAACAGCCTGTGGCAGATGGCGGTGGACACCGACCACGACGTGATGGTGCGCATGGCGCTGGTGCCGCGGGTGCTGGAGGCGCGCGGCCTCGATGCGGTGCCACCGATCCAGAAAAAGCTGGCGGCGCTGGGTGATGCCGCGACGGTGGCCATCCTCGACCAGATCTTCGAGGACGAGATCGGTCACGTGCAGATCGGCAACTACTGGTTCACCACGCTGTGCGACGCGCGCGGCATCGAACCGCTGGCCTGCTTCCGCCAGTTGCTGATCGACTACGAAGTCGATAACCTGCGCGGTGCTTACAATTGGGAGGCGCGCCGGGCGGCGGGCTTCAGTGATTTCGAACTGGCGATGCTGGAAGACTTTGCCGTCACCCGGCGGCGCCTTTCAGCCGGAGCGTAA
- the fliW gene encoding flagellar assembly protein FliW, giving the protein MLFNSSLLGQVEVDENTIITFEAGLPAFENCTRFKLFHEADSNSPSVFWMQSLDNPDVLFSVTDPQKLGIRYEIELSQDEVAALALSRQEDAAILLTIYRELPSDEANPALSQLRANVRNPLIINLATQKALQKTGLACDIVFHNR; this is encoded by the coding sequence ATGCTGTTCAATTCCAGCCTGCTCGGCCAGGTCGAAGTCGATGAAAACACCATCATCACTTTCGAGGCCGGCCTGCCCGCCTTCGAGAACTGCACCCGCTTCAAGCTGTTCCACGAAGCCGACAGCAACAGCCCCAGCGTGTTCTGGATGCAGTCGCTGGACAACCCCGACGTGCTGTTCAGCGTGACCGACCCGCAGAAACTCGGCATCCGCTACGAGATCGAGTTGAGCCAGGACGAAGTCGCGGCGCTGGCGCTGAGCCGCCAGGAAGACGCCGCCATCCTGCTGACCATCTACCGCGAGCTGCCGAGCGACGAAGCCAATCCGGCGCTGTCGCAGCTGCGCGCCAATGTCCGTAACCCGCTGATCATCAATCTGGCGACGCAGAAAGCGTTGCAGAAAACCGGCCTCGCCTGCGACATCGTGTTCCACAACCGCTGA
- the typA gene encoding translational GTPase TypA, whose protein sequence is MTRQIRNIAIIAHVDHGKTTLVDQLLRQSGTFRENQQVDERVMDSNDLEKERGITILSKNTAVEYEGVHINIVDTPGHADFGGEVERVLGMVDGVLLLVDAVEGPMPQTRFVTKKALALGLRPIVVINKVDRPGARPDWVVDQTFDLFDKLGANDEQMDFPVIYASGLNGFAKLELEEVSDNMRPLFETVLKHVPTPAGDADAPLQFQISALDYSTYTGRMGIGRVLNGRIKPGQQVVVMNHEDQVAAGRINQVLGYRGLERVPVESAEAGDIIIISGIEDIGIGVTICDKDQPVGLPVLGVDEPTLTMDFMVNSSPLAGTEGKFVTSRQIRDRLTKELLTNVALRVEDTEDSDVFRVSGRGELHLTILLETMRREGFEIAVAKPRVVYKDINGEKCEPYENLTIDLEDNHQGGVMEEIGRRRGELTNMESDGMGRTRLEYHIPARGLIGFQSDFMTMTRGTGLMSHVFDDYAPVKPDMPGRHNGVLISQENGDAVAYALWKLEDRGRMFVSPGDKLYEGMIIGIHSRDNDLVVNPVKGKQLTNVRASGTDEAVRLTTPIKMTLESAVEFIDDDELVEITPKSIRIRKRFLNESDRRRMNKAAAN, encoded by the coding sequence ATGACCCGACAAATTCGTAACATCGCCATTATCGCCCACGTTGACCACGGCAAGACCACGCTGGTTGACCAGCTACTGCGTCAATCCGGTACTTTCCGTGAAAACCAGCAAGTTGACGAACGTGTAATGGACTCCAACGATCTTGAAAAAGAGCGTGGCATTACCATTCTGTCCAAAAACACCGCCGTCGAGTACGAAGGTGTGCACATCAACATCGTTGACACCCCTGGTCACGCCGACTTCGGTGGTGAAGTAGAGCGCGTTCTGGGCATGGTGGATGGCGTACTGCTGCTGGTGGATGCCGTTGAAGGCCCGATGCCGCAAACCCGTTTCGTGACCAAGAAGGCACTGGCCCTGGGCCTGCGTCCTATCGTGGTGATCAACAAGGTAGACCGTCCGGGCGCACGTCCGGACTGGGTGGTGGACCAGACTTTCGACCTGTTCGACAAGCTGGGCGCCAACGACGAACAGATGGACTTTCCGGTGATCTACGCTTCCGGCCTGAACGGCTTTGCCAAGCTGGAACTGGAAGAAGTCTCCGACAACATGCGTCCGCTGTTCGAGACCGTGCTTAAGCACGTGCCGACTCCGGCCGGCGATGCCGACGCTCCGCTGCAGTTCCAGATCTCCGCGCTGGACTACTCGACCTACACCGGTCGCATGGGTATCGGTCGCGTGCTGAACGGCCGCATCAAGCCGGGCCAGCAAGTGGTGGTCATGAACCACGAAGATCAGGTTGCTGCCGGTCGTATCAACCAGGTACTGGGCTATCGCGGCCTGGAGCGTGTACCGGTTGAAAGCGCCGAAGCTGGCGACATCATCATCATCTCCGGTATCGAGGATATCGGTATCGGCGTGACCATCTGCGACAAGGACCAGCCAGTTGGCCTGCCGGTGCTGGGTGTGGACGAGCCGACCCTGACCATGGACTTCATGGTCAACTCCTCGCCACTGGCCGGTACCGAAGGTAAGTTCGTGACTTCGCGCCAGATCCGCGACCGTCTGACCAAAGAGCTGCTGACCAACGTGGCACTGCGTGTTGAAGACACCGAAGACTCCGACGTGTTCCGCGTTTCCGGTCGTGGCGAACTGCACCTGACCATCCTGCTGGAAACCATGCGTCGTGAAGGCTTTGAAATCGCCGTGGCCAAGCCACGTGTGGTGTACAAGGACATCAACGGCGAGAAGTGCGAGCCGTACGAAAACCTGACCATCGACCTGGAAGACAACCACCAGGGCGGCGTGATGGAAGAAATCGGTCGTCGCCGTGGCGAACTGACCAACATGGAATCGGACGGCATGGGCCGTACCCGTCTGGAATACCATATTCCGGCACGTGGCCTGATCGGCTTCCAGTCCGACTTCATGACCATGACCCGCGGCACCGGCCTGATGAGCCACGTGTTTGACGACTACGCACCGGTGAAGCCGGATATGCCAGGCCGTCACAACGGCGTGCTGATCTCGCAGGAAAACGGCGATGCCGTGGCCTACGCACTGTGGAAGCTGGAAGACCGCGGCCGCATGTTCGTGTCGCCAGGCGACAAGCTGTACGAAGGCATGATCATCGGTATCCACAGCCGCGACAACGACCTGGTGGTGAACCCGGTCAAGGGCAAGCAGCTGACCAACGTGCGTGCCTCCGGTACCGACGAAGCCGTGCGCCTGACCACCCCGATCAAGATGACTCTGGAATCGGCCGTGGAATTCATCGACGACGACGAACTGGTGGAAATCACGCCGAAGTCGATCCGTATTCGCAAGCGTTTCCTGAACGAATCCGATCGTCGCCGCATGAACAAGGCTGCCGCCAACTAA